The Paraburkholderia sp. FT54 sequence GCGCTGTGCAGGGGTGAGCTGAAATGGCGCCATCTGCGCCATGCCCATCATTTCGGCGTCATGTCACTTCTCGCCACCGTGTTCTACTACTACGCGTTCGCGAAGGGGGCGGCACTGCTGCTATCCAGTGTGGCCGGCATGCTGAGCGCAGCGATCCCGCTGTTTTCTTTCGTTGCCGCGTGGGCGCTATTGCGGCAGGAGCGTCCGACCGCACGGATGATCGTCGGCATCGCAAGCGGCTTCGTCGGCGTGCTGCTGATCGCAAGACCGTGGGATGCGCACGGTGCAGGCGTCAATCTGCTCGGGGTGTCCTATATGGTCGCCGGTTCGCTCAGCGTCGGCTGCTCGTTCGCCTACGCGCGACGCTTTCTTTCCGGTCTCGACCTCTCACCGCTGGCCCTGTCGACGTGGCAGATCGGCTTCGCGCTCGTTGTAATCAGCTGCGTCACAGACTTCCACGGCATGGCACGTGTAACGGGTGATATGCGTGCAGCGCTTGGGCTCGTCCTGGGTCTCGGGCTGACCGGAACCGGAGTCGCCTACATTCTGTATTACTTCATCGTCGGGCGGCTCGGCGCAGTCGCGGCCTCCAGCGTGACATATATCCCGCCTGTCGTTGCCTTGCTGCTGGGACTGTCGATCGGCCGCGAACCGATGCGACTGTTGGACCTGCTCGCAATGGCGGCTATTGTTGGAGGGGTGTACCTGCTGCAACGCCGGACGCGCGCGAGGCCAGTTGCCGTTTCGCGGACGCGCGCGGCGCTTGGTTGAGCACGACGGCGTTCGTCGGATCATTTCGACGTGCGGTCGAGTTACCTGGAGATCGTCATAAATGGGGCCCCCGACTTCCTCACGTTCGAATCCAGCTGGCACAGCGGCTCCATCGACACCGGGCGCAGTGAAACGTGCTCGGAAGTATATCGACGGGCATGTCGCTGCTAATCCGTCCCTCGACGTCATCGCGCAGGCTGCGGGAATGAGCTCCTTCCATCTGCTTCGGGGCTTCAAGAAAGCAATCGGCGTAGCGCCTCATGCGTACCTGGCCCAACGGCGCGTGGAGGCGGCCCGGTATCTCTTGCTGAAAGGTCAACCGCTGCGGCACGTAGCGATCGCTGCAGATACACAATGCCCCGCGATGGAGGACGAGATGATCGATCTGCGCAGTGACACCCGTAGCCAACCGACTGCGGAAATGCGTCACATCATGGCCTCAGCCGATGTTGGGGACGACGTCTACGGCGATGATCCCACCGTCAAGGAGCTGGAGCGCGAAGTCGCGGATCTTCTCGGCAAGGAAGACGCCGTGTACATGGTCACCGGCACCATGACGAATCAGGTCGCCATCCGCGCTCATACTGAACCAGGCGACGCGGTGTTGTTTGACCAGAATGCACATGTCTATATCCTCGAAGGCGGCGCATCCGCGGCGATCTCTGGCGTACTCCCGCGTCTCCTTCCTGGCGTCAGGGGCGTCTTCACGGCCCAGGACGTTCTCGACGCGCTGGGTCGCCCGCATCGGTTCTTCCCAAGTACGATCCCAGCCCCTGTGAAGCTACTCTGCCTCGAGAACACTCACAACGTCGGCGGGGGAAAAATCTGGCCGATTGAACAGCTTGCCGAAGTTTGCAATGTCGCACGGTCAAAGGGAATCGCGTTGCACCTGGACGGCGCGCGTCTGTGGCACGCAACGGCGGCGACCCAAATCCCGGAACGGGAATATGCGAAGCATTTCGATACCGTCAGCGTATGCTTCTCTAAAGGGTTGGGCGCACCGATTGGGTCGGCGCTCGCTGGCCCCCGTGACTTTATCGATCGCGCACGTCGTTTCAAACAACAGATTGGAGGCGGATTCCGCCAGGCTGGGATCGTAGCCGGCGGCGCGCTCTATGCCCTGCGTCACAATCGCGAGCGTTTGAAAGAAGATCACGAGCACGCAAGGCTGCTGGCCAACGGGATCGCCGGGCTGCCCGGTATTTCGCTTGATGTCGCGACAGTGGAAACAAACATTGTCCGGTTTGGCATCACGTCCATCGCCGCCGGTGAATTCGTGGAGAAGCTGCACGCCAAAGGACTATACGTTCTTCCTTCGGGCGTGGACGGCGTCCGCGCAATTCCCTATCTCAACATCTCTCGTGCGCAGATTCTGGACGCAGTCTCGATCATCGCTTCGGTTGCGCAGGAGCACGCCAGCGCCGCAACAAAATCAGCGTACGAGGCTGGTGCTTCAAACGGAGCAGGGTACTGAATCTCAAACCCGTTTCCGAATGCTGCCATTGCTTCGCATCCCTCTTATTCACTGCTCAATGGAGTTCAACATGCCAACCTATATCGTTTCCGCAGCCGCGAACCGCCTGACCCAACAGATGAAGCAGGGGATCGCGTCACGTATCACCGAATCTCACAGCGACGCAACGGGCGCCCACGGATTTTTTGCGCAGGTTATCTTCCAGGACATTGCCGAGGGCAATCACTTTCTCGGCGGAAGTCCGCTGAAGGCCGACCATATATACGTCCACGGGCATATACGGGCTGGCCGGACGCCGGATCAGAAGCGGAGTTTGCTGGACGCAATTGTGAGCGTGATCGTGGCGGCGGCCGCCACTGAGCGCCGCTACGTCTGGGCCTACATTTCCGAGCTGCCTCCTTCGCAGATGGTCGAATACGGAAACGTGCTTCCGGAGCCAGGCCACGAGACCGAATGGCTTGACTCGTTATCGACCGAAGATAGGGCGTACCTGCTCGGCATCGGTTGAATGGCTCACATGCAAACCTCGTGAGTTCCCGTTCATTTTTCAGATTGGAGATTTGATGGAAAACAAGAACGAGGTTTCAGTTAGGCTGAAACCCGCCCTAAAGCATGCAAGGGCGCCGGTCGACTCGATCGCCAGCGAGTCGACCGCGTACAGCGACAAGTTGCCGTTCAGTCCCCGATCGGCATCGCAGACGAAACCAATTGCGGATCAGCAAACTCCACGCGATTCCGTCCTCCTCGCTTCGCTTTATACAAAGCGGAATCTGCCAGGCCGTATGCAGTATCGAAATCGGTTCGAACCGGATTGGCACTGACGCCGAAACTAGCCGTGATGCGACGATTCACAGGCGCACCGAAAACATGACTGCCGATCGCCCCGCGCATTTTCTCCGCTAACTGCAGTGCGGTGGCCAGATCATGCCCCGGTAACAGCACGGTAAACTCTTCGCCGCCCACGCGACCAATGACTCCCTGTTTGCCGACAATGCTCCGCAAGCACTCGACGATGCCGAGTATCACTGCGTCGCCAACAGGATGTCCGAAATCGTCATTTACTTTCTTGAACTCATCGATGTCGAGCAAGATCATCACTGCCCGATCGACGCGCAACACCTTGCTCGTCCGTTCGATCACGGCACTGCGGTTCAATACATTGGTCAGCGCATCGTGTGTCGCGCGATATTGCAACTGTTGGGTCAGTGCATGCATCTCGCGCTCGGCCCGGTCGCTACGTCCAATCAGGCGGCGCGTTTCGCGCATCAGGCGTTCGAAATGTCCGATCAACTCAGCTAGCGCCAGGCGACATTGCTGTGCGTCGGCCTCGATATTCGCATGGAGCGCGCGTGCCTTCTCGAGCGCATCGCTCTCGTTCTGGAACAGGTCCGGAGCGTCATGCGAAGATACGTCCGAAGAGGAAGTGGAAACCACCGTGGCCCTCCTTATGTCGCAACGGGGCAATCGGTGAACTGGATCGCCGTGAAATCTGCTTGCAATTCCTCGCCGAATTCGAGAATCGTTTCGTCTTCGGCGTCGCGGTACCATCTCACCAGCACGCGATTTCCGGATGAAGCCGCCTGATTCAAGGCGTCAAACACGCTGAACAGCATCTTCGTGCTCGAACTGTTGAAGTAAGTCAGGGTGACCTCTACCGTAACGAGCGCGTCGTGACAGCTTGCGAGGTACGCGCGAAGCCGCTCGATCACCGGCGCATAGAACGCTGCCGCGTTCTCGGGATAAGACTCTCCCCTGAATGTCAGCACGTCCTGGTCGAACTGAAAATCGACTTCCGGCGACGTCGTCGTGGCCGCAATATAAAGATTATCCATGGCTCGTACTCGTCCCGTGGTCAGATGATGGTCTTGAGGCAAAACAGCGTGGTTTCCGGGACGTCGACACGCGGATGAAAGGCGAACTCCAGCGGAGCGCTCGCATCGCGGGCCATCGTCAAGAACCCAAGCCCCGCGCCCTTGCTTTCCTCCGGCGTATCGGAGCGCAGCGATAATTTGTACGCCTGCTTGATTTCTTCAAGCGACATGGTGCACAACGGCTCAAGCCGTTCGCGCAGATAGTCCACTGCCGTCGTCGCAATGGGATTCACGCACAACATGACGTGATGCTCACCGTCGGTGGTGATGCACACCGCACCTTCACGTATGGCGCCACTCTTCCCGGCATCCTCGATGAGCGAATCCGACGAGTAATGAATGATATTCTGCGAGAGTTCGATAAAAGACGAAAACAATTTACGCCGGATTGGTGCGCTGATCCCAGCAACTTCCAGCTGCAGTTTCACGACCTCGCTCATCGCCGCAACTATGCTATGGGAGAAGTAACCCTTGTGATAAAAAAGCAGGTTGCGCCTCTGAGCGAGTTCAAAGAACGCGGCATCCTGATCTAACAGTTCAAACATGTTCATGAACTACCCTAAACGCGAGCAAAAAATAGCGTTACGTCATCGCGACGCGCTTGTGCGCCCTGCCAGCCGGCCAACGCGCGCTGCAGGCCATCGCGTATGACGGATAGCGATTGCGCACGGTTCTCGATAATGAGATCGAGGGCCCGACGCCTCCCAAAAGCAATTTTTCGCGGACCGCCGATCTGATCGATAAGCCCGTCTGTCGAGACGAACAGGAGGCTACCCTGCGGAAGCGCGATGGTGTTCAGCGTCCACGCATAGTCCGCCAGACTGTCCACATACCCTACACCCATGCGTTCGCCTGAAATGCTTTCAAAGTGATCGGCATCCGGCCGCAAAACGTGCAGCGCGATGCGTGCACCGGAAAAATGCAGTCGCCGCTGTGCCGCGTCGAACCAGAAGAAGGCTGCGTCGAGGCCGTCGTTCGACTGCGGCGACTCGCCTGTTCCATGCACCTGACCCAGCAACCCCTTGACGTTGCGATTGACAGCTGCCAGAAGGGCGGCTGGGTCGCGCGGCTCGATTCGTTCAAGCGCCTGCGACAGTGAAGCCGAAGCAAGTAGTGTCATGAAGGCACCGGGCACCCCATGTCCAGTACAGTCGGCTACAGCGCCAAACCATCCATCGGGAAACGAAGCGAAGTGATAAAAGTCGCCACCCACCACATCACGCGGCTCCCATACCAACGCGGCATCCGGCAACATGGACGACAGCGCGTCGCGCGAAGCGCGCAGCATCGCTCGCTGGATCACGCTCGCATATTCAATGCTCTGCATGATTTGGCGGTTCTTTTCCGCCTGCATTTCAGCCACGGCACCCAATAGCTGAAAGCCGCTGGCAAGTCCGACGAATCGGCCCTGTCGTGTCACGATGAATCCGTCGGACAGCGCTTTTTTACCCACCTCAACCGTCTTGAACGTAAGCGCTTCGATGCTCATGTCCGCGTCAACGATGAGTGGCTCCTTGTCCATGAACGCGATACAGCTTTTCTTGTCGTAAAGCTCCCGGTGAAACGGTTTGCTCATTTCCGACAGAAGAATATCGCGGTTAATCAGTCCGATGGGGCGGTCACCTTCCACCACGGCCAAACTGACCATGTCGCGCCGCGAATAGAAGATCTCCATTGCCAAAGAGTTTGAATCAGCCGCATCGATGACTGGGACTTCCTGGCAGAGATCGCCCGCGCAACGCGGGCTTCCGGGGACGCCCGGGCGACGAAACTGCGCAAGCGCGGGGTGCATTTCGAGACTACCCGTTGAACGAGAAATCAGCACGCTAAAGGGTCTTTATGTCAGTTTCGTTACACCTGGTAATTAAGGAAAGCCTGCCAAAAAGACAAGCGTGACGTGGGCGCGCCAGAAGGCCCGTCGCAAACGTTTTCCCCTTGTTATCACTGCCATGTCCTCATTTAAGCTAGCTCGCGTCGCTGCGAGTGTCGCGTAGTGATGCGAAAGACTACGACCGGACCTGTATCGGGCGCTTACCGCTACCGCCGCGCCGGGACGACGGCAAGGTCGCAGCGGCGAAGAGCAACCAGCGGAAGAACTAGTCGCATCGTGATGGCGTGTGTTCAATGCATCGGATTTCATCGACACCTGTAGCGGGCGGGTTTGCGACGCCGGTTGAACAAGCACACGATTAAGGCTGACGGACATATCCCGAAAGCATTCAGCGCGTGGGAACGTTCCTTCACATGGGCGGCCCGCCAGAATGACGTACTGGCCGCACGGAAAGTCAGTCCGGGTTTATAGCGGATGATGTCCACGAAAAACTCGCTTCGATTCCTTCTCCCAGATCGGTCTTCGGTACGCCGGAGTCCGGTCCACATGCATTAATTGACATCGAGAGCAAAGCTGATAATAATGTCAATTAGAAGCTGGGGGAGCATGCGACGCCCGGCTGGTCACGGCTGCCCATGAGACTGAAAGAGTCTGCTACCGCGACGACCGCAGTGGTTCCGATCATGGATGGAAGGTAGTGTGACGTCGGGCGACCAACTCGAAGTGGCATGGTGATCCTTCAATTTCAGGCCTGAAGGGCGAACGTTTGTTGGAAAGACGTTGCCGCCTCGGCAAGTTTCTCCAGCGGAAGAGAGGGGCAACGATGCAGTGCCTCGCATTTGATCGTTTGCGTTCCCTGACGAACAGGACCGAACTGCACCGGTTAGTTCGAAATGTTCCACATCCCAATGCCACCCACACCTTGCGCTTATGACTTTGTACAATCGCCAAGCCCTCTCATGGGGCGCTGTAGTCTTGACGGTCGCTGTCTTGCTATGGATCTTGCGCCCCGTCCTCGCACCCTTCCTGCTTGGTGGGCTCATCGCATATGTTTTGCAGCCGGGGGTCGAGTGGCTGGTTCGTCATCGCGCGCCACGCGGGCTCGCGGCGCTCGCGATGATGTTGTTGTTCGGATTGATGGCTGCGCTGCTCGTTCTACTCGTGCTTGCCGTGATCCAGAAGGAGGGGCCTGAGCTGATCGGACAGATTCCCTCCCTGGTAGGGAAGCTCAACACGTGGTTGCAACCCAAACTGGCTTTCCTGGGCCTGAGCTACTCGCTCGATTTGGGCAATGTTCGCGACATGGTGGCGGTGGATCTCAAAGCGAGCGAACAGACAGTCGCGTTGGCTGTGTGGCAGTCCATGCGCACGAGCGGCAACGTGATGATCACTGTCGTTGGCAACGTCGTGCTGGTGCCGCTCGTGCTGTTCTATCTGCTCTATGACAGACACGAGGCGTTCGCTCGCCTGGAAAGCTTCGTGCCGCGGCGCTGGCTGGGCAAAACGCGGGAGTTCATGACAGACACAGACCAAATGCTGTCGCAATACCTGCGTGGCCAGGTACTCGTGATGGGGGTGCTCGCCGCGTTCTATCCGATAGCACTGACGATCGCGGGCTTTGAAATCGCGCTACCCGTCGGTCTTTT is a genomic window containing:
- a CDS encoding DMT family transporter, translating into MNPAYFAFAALGLIWGTNFMFMKWASVEISAAQIVFLRTLFGFLPVLALALCRGELKWRHLRHAHHFGVMSLLATVFYYYAFAKGAALLLSSVAGMLSAAIPLFSFVAAWALLRQERPTARMIVGIASGFVGVLLIARPWDAHGAGVNLLGVSYMVAGSLSVGCSFAYARRFLSGLDLSPLALSTWQIGFALVVISCVTDFHGMARVTGDMRAALGLVLGLGLTGTGVAYILYYFIVGRLGAVAASSVTYIPPVVALLLGLSIGREPMRLLDLLAMAAIVGGVYLLQRRTRARPVAVSRTRAALG
- a CDS encoding GntG family PLP-dependent aldolase, yielding MGPPTSSRSNPAGTAAPSTPGAVKRARKYIDGHVAANPSLDVIAQAAGMSSFHLLRGFKKAIGVAPHAYLAQRRVEAARYLLLKGQPLRHVAIAADTQCPAMEDEMIDLRSDTRSQPTAEMRHIMASADVGDDVYGDDPTVKELEREVADLLGKEDAVYMVTGTMTNQVAIRAHTEPGDAVLFDQNAHVYILEGGASAAISGVLPRLLPGVRGVFTAQDVLDALGRPHRFFPSTIPAPVKLLCLENTHNVGGGKIWPIEQLAEVCNVARSKGIALHLDGARLWHATAATQIPEREYAKHFDTVSVCFSKGLGAPIGSALAGPRDFIDRARRFKQQIGGGFRQAGIVAGGALYALRHNRERLKEDHEHARLLANGIAGLPGISLDVATVETNIVRFGITSIAAGEFVEKLHAKGLYVLPSGVDGVRAIPYLNISRAQILDAVSIIASVAQEHASAATKSAYEAGASNGAGY
- a CDS encoding tautomerase family protein codes for the protein MPTYIVSAAANRLTQQMKQGIASRITESHSDATGAHGFFAQVIFQDIAEGNHFLGGSPLKADHIYVHGHIRAGRTPDQKRSLLDAIVSVIVAAAATERRYVWAYISELPPSQMVEYGNVLPEPGHETEWLDSLSTEDRAYLLGIG
- a CDS encoding GGDEF domain-containing protein; amino-acid sequence: MVSTSSSDVSSHDAPDLFQNESDALEKARALHANIEADAQQCRLALAELIGHFERLMRETRRLIGRSDRAEREMHALTQQLQYRATHDALTNVLNRSAVIERTSKVLRVDRAVMILLDIDEFKKVNDDFGHPVGDAVILGIVECLRSIVGKQGVIGRVGGEEFTVLLPGHDLATALQLAEKMRGAIGSHVFGAPVNRRITASFGVSANPVRTDFDTAYGLADSALYKAKRGGRNRVEFADPQLVSSAMPIGD
- a CDS encoding DUF1987 domain-containing protein, producing MDNLYIAATTTSPEVDFQFDQDVLTFRGESYPENAAAFYAPVIERLRAYLASCHDALVTVEVTLTYFNSSSTKMLFSVFDALNQAASSGNRVLVRWYRDAEDETILEFGEELQADFTAIQFTDCPVAT
- a CDS encoding SiaB family protein kinase — encoded protein: MFELLDQDAAFFELAQRRNLLFYHKGYFSHSIVAAMSEVVKLQLEVAGISAPIRRKLFSSFIELSQNIIHYSSDSLIEDAGKSGAIREGAVCITTDGEHHVMLCVNPIATTAVDYLRERLEPLCTMSLEEIKQAYKLSLRSDTPEESKGAGLGFLTMARDASAPLEFAFHPRVDVPETTLFCLKTII
- a CDS encoding SpoIIE family protein phosphatase, which encodes MEIFYSRRDMVSLAVVEGDRPIGLINRDILLSEMSKPFHRELYDKKSCIAFMDKEPLIVDADMSIEALTFKTVEVGKKALSDGFIVTRQGRFVGLASGFQLLGAVAEMQAEKNRQIMQSIEYASVIQRAMLRASRDALSSMLPDAALVWEPRDVVGGDFYHFASFPDGWFGAVADCTGHGVPGAFMTLLASASLSQALERIEPRDPAALLAAVNRNVKGLLGQVHGTGESPQSNDGLDAAFFWFDAAQRRLHFSGARIALHVLRPDADHFESISGERMGVGYVDSLADYAWTLNTIALPQGSLLFVSTDGLIDQIGGPRKIAFGRRRALDLIIENRAQSLSVIRDGLQRALAGWQGAQARRDDVTLFFARV
- a CDS encoding AI-2E family transporter, with product MTLYNRQALSWGAVVLTVAVLLWILRPVLAPFLLGGLIAYVLQPGVEWLVRHRAPRGLAALAMMLLFGLMAALLVLLVLAVIQKEGPELIGQIPSLVGKLNTWLQPKLAFLGLSYSLDLGNVRDMVAVDLKASEQTVALAVWQSMRTSGNVMITVVGNVVLVPLVLFYLLYDRHEAFARLESFVPRRWLGKTREFMTDTDQMLSQYLRGQVLVMGVLAAFYPIALTIAGFEIALPVGLFTGLAVFIPYIGFATGLVLALLAALLQFGSWYGVGAVVVVYAVGQILESFILTPRLVGERIGLHPLAVIFALLAFGQFFGFFGVLLALPASAILATGLRELRRRYLASALYGS